The following DNA comes from Mucilaginibacter jinjuensis.
CGCAGGTTTCGATAATTTCTTCGCTAAAACCAATGATGTAACCAACATTAAAGGCAGCGATTTACAATTAATCCCGGTTAAAGCCGGTTTAAAATACTATCCGGTAGGTAACTTCTACATTCAGGGCGAAGCAGGTGCTTCATTTGTAACTGATAAAGACAAAGTTGGTGCAGATAAATCAACCGCCTTTGTTTACGCTCCTCAAATTGGTTACCAATTCCCATTGGGTGGTAAAAACTACCTGGATGCCGGTGTACGTTTCGAAAGCAACACCAAATTTGTTGACAACGGCAGCACCAATAACTTCTTCGGTCTGCGTGTTGCTTACGCATTCGGTTTATAATATAAAGCGACTTAATGCTTAGTGATGATGGATTAGCGGCCTGCTTCGTAATGGAGCGGGCCGCTTTGTTTTATGTGAGTGTGATATCCAAAAGTTCAGCGCCGTTGTTGGTGTTGTCACCAACAACTTGCAGTTAGCAAATAGATAATTGTTGGTGACAACACCAACAATGGCGCAGATAGTAACCACAAGTTTGTCATTTCGAAGGAGGTACGACTGAGAAATCTTATGCTATTTATAAGTATGTGATAGAACTTTGCAGTTAAGCATGGCGCATAAGATTTCTCCTATCGTCGAAATGACAAGTTTGATACAGGCTCTTTCAATGTTAAATTAATGTTATGACTTTCCCCTGATACACTAAGTGTACCCTGTACACTGCCGTGACAGTTTTTGCTCAGAGTATTCCTTCTTTTGCAGCAGTCAACCCCAACTAAAAAATGGAACAATTTGCAAAAACACTCGACATTTCTACTACTATCCGTCATTTTACATCTGCAGATCGCGATCCACAGAACTACCCTCAATTAAAAGATGAATTGGTGAGTGAAGAAAACTTCGCCATCATCCGTCACACCGGCAACATGGTAGCCCAGCTGCCCTTTAAAGCCGATCATTATGCCTTAGTATTATGCCTTGCCGGCAACTCAGTACGCACCATTAACCAGTTTAGGTTCGAAGTTTCGGCCAATAGCATGCATATTGCCACGCCGCATTCGTTAAACGCCTGGCATGAGGCATCAGAAGATTTGGATCTTTACATCATCCTCTTTAAAAAAGAATTTCTGGCCGATGGTATGATCCAGGAAGCCGTAGTAAATAGCCTGTTAGATATCAATCCTGAGAAGCCACCCGTTTGCCTGTTGCCAGAAGATAGTGCCGATACCATTGGCACACTGTTTCAAAAACTGGATCATGAATTTCACAGCCAGCAACCGTTTCACAGGCAAATGCTTCGGCTATTATTCTTCGAGTTATTGTTCGAAGCCAATAGAAGAGTGACTGGTCAGAGTGTACCTCCGATACAAATTGCGCATCCAAGCCGTACCCAACAACTGGTTAATCACTATAAAAAACTGGTAGAAGTGCACTTTCTACAATTGCGCACCGTGCAGGAATACGCCGATCTACTGTTTGTTACCGCCAAGCATTTAAGCGAAGTAGTTAAGCAAGAAACAGGTTCAACGCCGCTGCAATTGATCCATAACCGTATTTACCAGGAGGCAAAATATTGGCTATGCTCGTCGGAATTAAGCGTAAAAGAAGTTGCCGATAAGCTCAACTTCGATACCAGCTCGCATTTCAGCCGCTTTTTTAAACATTTTGCGGGTTGTAACCCTACAGAATTTCAGCGCATTAAATGTGCGGTACTTTAATCGAAAATAGGTTATTGTAAGTATTACACCATCGCTTATATTTAGCGCATGAAATATTTTAGTTTAGTAACTATGCTAATACTTGGTGGGCAAGTATTGGCAGCCAAGCCGCCTGTGCCGGTTTATAAAGATAAAAACGCACCGGTTGAAAGCAGGGTAGAGGATTTGCTGAAACGTATGACGCTTGAAGAGAAGATTGAGCAGTTAAACCAGCAAACCGTAGGGGATAATAACAACCCTAACAACAACGGTTATAAAAAGCCTACTTTCCCGGCAGGTATTGGTTCACTAATTTATTTCAGCGCCGATCCTGCATTCCGTAATACGGTGCAGAAACGCGCTATGGAAGAAACCCGTTTGGGTATTCCTATTTTATTCGGTTATGATGTAATTCACGGTTTCCGTACTATATATCCAATTTCACTAGCACAAGGTTGTTCATGGAACCCCGAACTGGTGGAAGAAGCCTGCGCGGTTGCTGCCAAAGAAACCAAATTATCTGGTATCGACTGGACATTTTCGCCAATGATCGACGTTGCCCGCGACCCGCGCTGGGGCCGTGTATCAGAAGGTTATGGAGAAGATCCTTACACCAACGCCATGTTCGGTGTAGCATCGGTTAAAGGTTACCAGGGTAAAAAACTGAACGAGCAATATTCAATTGCTGCTTGTCTGAAACACTATATCGGTTACGGTATGTCAGAAGGTGGCCGCGATTATCATTATGCCGATATTTCTGCCCAATCACTTTGGGAAACCTATATGGTGCCTTACGAGGCTGGTGTAAAAGCTGGTGCAGCTACTTTAATGAGTGGATTTAACGATATCAGCGGCATCCCGGCTTCGGCTAACCCTTATACCTTAACCGAGGTTTTAAAAGGTCGCTGGAAACATGACGGTTTCGTGGTGTCTGACTGGGGTTCGGTAGAGCAACTGATGGCACAGGGCGTAGCTAAAGACCGCAAAGAGGCCGGACTTAAAGCATTTATGGCCGGTGTTGAAATGGATATGGTTGATGACATTTACGGCCAAAACCTGAAACAACTCATCGACGAAAAAAAGGTGCCGATGACTAAAATTGATGATGCGGTTAAACGTATCCTGCGCATTAAGTTCCGTCTGGGTTTGTTCGATAATCCATATACCCCAATTGTTGCTGAACGTTATTTGCAACCAGAAAGCAAGGCTGTTGCCGCGAAACTGGCTACAGAATCAATGGTGTTATTGAAAAACAAGTCTAAAGTATTGCCTTTAGGCTCAAACATCAAGTCAATTGCGTTGGTTGGTCCGCTGGCTAAAGATCAGGCTGATCTGATCGGTAACTGGTCGGCACAGGGTGATCCTAAAGATGCAGAGACTATCATTGATGGTTTCAATAAAGAGTTCGCTCAAAAAGCGCAGATCAACTACGCTAAAGGAACCGAGATTGACGGTACAGACGAAAGCGGCATTGCAGAAGCTGTTGCCGCAGCCCAAAAATCAGACGTTGTGGTAGTTTGCCTCGGCGAAAAGAAAACATGGAGCGGTGAAAATACCTCACGTTCAAATATCTCCTTACCTGCTATCCAGGAAAAATTGGTTGCCGAGTTAAAGAAAACCGGTAAACCTATTGTATTGGTACTGGCAAACGGCCGCCCGTTGGAGCTGGTTCGTCTGGAGCCTATGGCCGATGCTATTGTAGAGATGTGGCAACCGGGTGTTGCAGGTGGTACTGCATTGGCTTCCATCATTTCGGGCCGTGTAAACCCATCTGGTAAACTGGATATTACTTTCCCTTTGACTACAGGCCAGATCCCTACTTATTATGATATGCGCCAGAGCGCGCGCCCAAATTCTGGCAAGTACCAGGATATCCCGACTGATCCATTGTACTGGTTCGGTCACGGTTTAAGCTATACCGATTTTACGTATGCGCCAATCAGTTTATCGGCTGCACAGATCCACAAAAATCAAAAATTGGTGGCTACTGTTGAGGTGAGCAATACAGGTGGTGTTACCGGTAAAGAAACTGCGTTGTGGTATATCGCATCGCACGCAAGCTCTATCTCTCGCCCGATGAAAGAGCTGAAACACTTTGAGAAAAAAGAGATTGCCGCAGGTGGAAAATACGTGTACAAATTTGAGATTGACCCCATGCGCGACCTGAGTTTCCCGGATGCAGATGGTAAAAAACATCTTGAATCTGGCGATTTTGTGATTATGGCAGGTAACCAAAAAATAAAATTCGAATTGGTAGATTAAGGCATTTCTTAAATACTAAGTAGATCAAAAACAGCTCATTCCCAAAAAGAATGAGCTGTTTTTATTTAACGTTTCAGTTAAATCTCTAAATATATTAGCAAAGATTTTTCAACAAACGTTGTAATACCAATGGGTTTGCGTAATTTCAGCCTGATTTATGGGACAGGCGCTACGCATCACTTTTGAACAACAGGATTACACAATCAAGTTATTATCACCAACCCCTCCTGATCTGGGAGCTACCGAATTAGAGGTTGAAGTTTTGGAAGAAAACAGGACTTTGGTTTTAAATGATAAGGTTTGGAAATTTAAAGAAAACGAAGACGCAGGTCTTAACCGTTTGGCCGATGCTATTGGTAAAAGCATCCGTTTACGTTACCGTATCTGATCACCTAACAGCGATTAATGAAAGTAATTATTGCCGAAAAGCCATCGGTAGCACGCGAAATTGCCAAGGTATTTGGCGCTAACCAAAAACGCGAAGGCTATATCGAAGGCAAGGGCTATACCTTTACCTGGGCCTTTGGCCACCTGTTGCAATTAGCCCCGCCGCAAGAGTACGGCTTTTATGGCTGGAGCGTACAAAACCTGCCCATGCTGCCCGCCAAATTCAAGCTTTCTATCCGCAAGGTAAAAAGTAAGGATGGCATGATCGAAGATCCATCAGTCCGCAAACAGCTCGACATTATCCAAAAACTTTTTGACGAAGCCACCGAAATTATTGTGGCAACGGATGCCGGGCGCGAGGGTGAACTCATCTTTCGCTATATTTATTACTATTTAAAATGCAAAAAGCCGTTTAAAAGGCTTTGGATCTCATCGCAAACCGATGAGGCCATTAAAGAAGGTTTCCGCAATTTAAAACCGGGGACTGATTACGATGCATTATTTAACTCTGCTCACTGCCGCTCACAATCAGACTGGCTGGTGGGGATGAATGCCACGCAGGCGCTGAGTCTTTCTGCCGGTACACGTTCAGTACTTTCACTGGGCCGTGTGCAAACGCCAACGCTGGCCATGATCTGCTCACGGTATCTGGAGAACAAGAACTTCGTTCCGCAGACTTATTACCAGGTTGCTATACAGGTTGATAAAGACGGGCAAATGTTCCGCGCTATATCACCAGAAAATTATAAAACTAAAGAAGACGCCCAGGTTATACTGGATCAGGTACAGGATGTTGCTGCCGGTTTTCCTGCCGGAGGTCATATCCTCAACGTGGAGGCCAAGCCCCGCAAAGAGCCGCCACCGCTATTGCACGATCTGAGTAGTTTACAGCAAGAGGCTAATAAGCGAAAAGGTTTTACGGCAGATCAAACCTTGTCGCTGCTTCAAAATCTCTATGAAAGCAAACTGGTAACCTACCCGCGTACAGGCAGCCGCTACATTGGTGATGATGTTTTTGCGACCGTACCAAGCTTGATCGATAAATATAAAGATCACCCGCAATTCGGCAAACAGGCAACTTTTCTCTCCGAAAATAAACTGAGTAAACGCAGCGTTAACGCTAAAAAGGTGACGGATCACCACGCTATTTTACCTACGGGTGAGGTGCCGTATCAACTCTCGGACGATAAACAGGCCATTTACGATATGGTAGTTGGCCGCATGCTCGAAGCCTTTCACCAGGATTGTATTAAGGAGATCACCAAAATTACGATACAATCGGGCAGTAAATTTATGGCCAGCGGTACAGTGATCGGCATTCCGGGATGGCGTGCTGTATTTAACGAGCCTGATGAAGAGAAGAAAGACGAAGAAAATGCTTCGCTACCCAAAGTAGTACAGGGCGAAAATTTGCCCGTGCCTAATAAAGCCATCCTCGAAAAGCAAACCAAACCCAAGCCGCTTTACAACGAGGCTAGTTTATTGAAAGCGCTCGAAACTGCAGGCAAGGAAATTGACGACGAGGAACTGCGTTACGCTATGAAAGATAGCGGATTGGGTACGCCTGCAACCCGCGCATCCATCATCGAAACATTAATAAAACGTGATTACGTGCAGCGCGAAAAGAAGAACCTGCTGCCTACCAAAATGGGTCTTGCAGTATACACTGTAGTCAAAGATCAAAAAATAGCCCAGGCGGAACTGACAGGCACCTGGGAAAAACGACTGGAAGAAATCCGTTCGGGGGCATCGGTGGTTGATTTTCAGGAAGAGATTAAAACCTATACCCGTACCATTACTAACGAATTGCTGATATCGGGCAGAGGGCTCGCCGTTGCCAAAGAAGCAGTTGCATCTAAATAAAACAGAACAAAAACATCTTCGTAGCAGTTAAGCTTATTTGCTTAATAATATCATAAATATTTTGATATGAATTTGTTACTTACGTATAAGTCTTTTTAAACGTAAGTATATTAATAATACTTATTTTATCCTTATAATAGTTCTCGATATCTGTAGCTGATACATTAGAAACTGCGATGCATAAGAAACTGGAACTTTACGAAAAGGTAACACCTTTAGCGCAGCTTGGTATTTGGCAAAGAAACCTTGTTACGGGCGAAATTTACTGGAACCAGTATGTAAGGGATATTTATGAAGTTGGTCCCGATGTATTATATCTTACATTAGAAGAGGCCGCCGAATTTTACCTGGACCAGGATATTGTACGCTCGGTAATAGAATATGGTATTAGTTCGGGTGAGCCACAGGTTGGCGAGTTTAGGCTTAGAAGCGCCAGAGGGGTACTTAAGTGGGTAAAAATGCGGATTCATGCCAACTATGAAGACGGCGAATGCACCATTATTTATGGTACGCTTGAAGATATAACCAGCCAGGTTAATATGATCCGCGCGTTGGAAGAGCGGGAAGAAAAATTTCACCAGGCTTTTGATTACGCACCTATCGGGATGGCGCTCGTAGCCCCGGATGGCCATTGGATTAAGGTAAATAATAGCTTGTGCAGCCTGTTGGGCTATGATGAAGAAGAGTTTTTAAAACACACATTTCAGGATTTTACCCACCCCGATGATCTCGACCTTGATCTGAGCCACATGTACCGCCTGCTCAATAACGAGATCACTACTTATAATATCGAGAAAAGGTATTTCCATAAATTGGGTCACCAGATCTGGATCTACCTCAGCGTAACGCTGGTACGTGATGCCGACAGTGTGCCCCTGTATTTTGTTTCCCAGATAAAGGATATAACTGATCGCAAGCGATCGATGGAGATACTGTTGCGCGAACGGCAGCGCCTCGATAATATTTTAAAAAGTACCCAGGTTGGTACCTGGGAGTGGCACATACCCACTGATGAGACTGTTTATAATAAAAGATCGGCCGCTATATTAGGTTATTTACCTAACGAGCTTGGGGCTGATACAATGGCTGCCTGGCATGATCTGATCCACCCGGATGACCGGGACATTAATGCTTTAGAGCTGGAAAAATGCTTTAAAAAGGAAGAGAAATTTTATGCCTGCGAATGCCGCATGATGCATAAAAACGGTGATTGGATTTGGGTAGAGGTAAGGGGCAAAGTAGTAAAATGGAGTGATGACGATAAGCCATTGCTGATGCTGGGTACCTACGCCGATATCCATGATAGAAAAGCCATGGAGCAGGAGCGCAAACAGGCTATGGAAGTTATTAGTGGGCAAAACGGCCGTTTGCTAAACTTTGCACATATTGTATCGCACAACCTGCGTTCGCACACCGGTAACATACAAATGCTGCTGGATATGATAACCCACGAAACCGACGATGAGGAAAAGCAAAAGATGATGCAAATGCTGGTGATTAATACAGCCAATTTGCAGCAAACGCTTGCCCATTTAAATGATGTGGTTGATGTACACAGCAACAAGGAGTACAGCAAAAAAATATTAAACCTACACCAGGAAATTCACCGCATGCTCGAGGTTTTGTCGTTATCTTTAAGACAGGTAAACGCAAAACTATCTGTTGATGTTGATCCCGGCATCAGCATACAATATGACCCGGCTTATTTGGAGAGCATTTTATTAAATTTGTTAACCAACAGTATTAAGTACCGCCATCCCGACAGGGCTTTACATATTGATATTAAAGTTTACGAGCTGAACAATATAGTAACGCTCGAAATAACAGATAATGGGATAGGGATTGATCTTGGTTTGCACGGGCACAAGCTTTTTGGCATGTACAAAACTTTCCATGATAATAATGATGCGCGGGGAATAGGCCTGTTTTTGGTTAAGAACCAGGTTGATGCCATGGGTGGTAAAATTGAAGCCCGGAGCACAGTAAATGAAGGAACTACTTTTAAAATAGAATTTAGCTGATACGTATGAGAAAATTAGACATTGCCTGTATTATTGATGACGATAAAATATTTACCTATGTTTTATCGAAACAAATGAAAGTGGTTGACTTTTGTGAAAACCTGCTGGTGTTTCATAACGGCCTCGAAGCCATAAAATATCTTAAACCCATCCTCGAATCGCCCGAAATATTGCCCGATGTGATACTGCTCGATTTAAACATGCCCGTGATGGATGGCTGGCAGTTTTTAGATGAGTTTATTAAATTTAAGGTGAGCAAAAAAATTACGGTTTACATTGTAAGCTCATCTATAGATGTAGCCGACCATGCCAAAGCAGCAACTTATAAAGCCATATCAAATTTCTATATCAAACCCATCTCGCGCGATGATCTGGCCCAGATAATGGCTGAGATTAGTGCTGCGTAAAGCTCGCAAATACAGGATGCGGAATGGCTATTAATACATATTTAAACTCATTTCGCATCCTGTAATTTTTCTTTTAAGTTTGCATTGCTTTTGGTTCCCGGTGAAAACCGGGATTAAAAGGGAAGCCGGTGTAAATCCGGGACTGTCCCGCAGCTGTAAGCTCCATATACCAAAGCCCATTCTTTTAGTCACTGTGCCGATTTTGATCGGTGTGGGAAGACCGGGCCGAGGGGAGTAAGTCAGAAGACCTGCCATCGCACATATTGATTCATAGCTTTCGGGGATTGAAGCTGGAATGATGATACCTTTCGTGTATTTCATTTTTTAGTGCTGTCATACTGTTTGCTGTGGGGTTTTAACTCACACAAAACACATGAAATTATTTTTACTAAGTGCGGTAAAATGCATTTGTAGTAATACAGGTTTGCTTTTTCGGCAGTCCACTTTAGTGGGCTGTACGCTGCTTTTGTGCACCCCGCCAATAGCACAAAAAGAGCACGCTATTCATTTCAAACCAGGTTCAACCCAAAACCTTTGTCTCAATAATCCCATTACCAGGGCATTCCACACGCATCTATTAATCCCGAATAAAAACTTATGGTAAAGCAAAAAAATGTAAAGGCGCTCATCGCATTATGCGCACTTGTAAGCCTCTTATGGGCATCCTGTAAAAAGGATAAAGACGATACAGCAACACCGGTAACCGACCATACCAGGCCGGTAACCGCTACCAGCAATGCTTATGTAAGCAATCTGTTTGAGTTTAACCCGGCTCCCGGTCAGTTTACCAATACCAGTTTGGGCGATACCGTTGCAGCCAAAGGTACGCTGAAAACTAACCAGGGTTTGGTGAGTTTGGGGGCCTGGGGTGGTTACATAATTGTAGGCTTTGATCATACGGTGCTGGATGTTAGCGGCAAAACCGATTTTATCGTTTACGGCAACGCCTTCGCCAGTTTTGCCGAACCCGGTGTGATATGGGTAATGCAGGATACCAACGGCAATGGCAAACCCGACGATACCTGGTACGAAATTAAAGGCAGCGCTTATGGTAAACCAGGTTATAACGCCAATTACTCGGTAACCTATACCCGCCCCAAATGCGATACCTGTAGTGTGCCCTGGAAAGATAACCTGGGTAAAACAGGGATGGTGCAAACCAATGTATTCCATACACAAGCCTACTTCCCTAAGGGCATTAAGGGCGATACCTATACTTTAACCGGCTCTTTGCTGCCGTCAACTAATATTAACGACAGCAACCCGTCTTTCATCACCAGTGCTTCTTTTGATTATGGCTACGCCGATAACTCTGCCGGCGGCGATAAAATCGACATTGCTACGGCTGTAGATACCAAAGGGAACCCGGTAAACCTCAAGGGTATCGACTTTATAAAAGTGCAAACAGGCATACTTTACAACATGGGCTGGCTGGGCGAGCAATCGACCGAGTTTACTGGCGCAGCCGATCTGAGCCTGCTTAAAAACTAAACAAATTAAATACACGCATATAATACATTAAGAATGAAAAGAACAATTACTTTAAAATTAGGGATTGGCGCATTGGGCATTTTGCTGATGGCCGCGGCATCTTGTAAAAAGGATAACGTTGGTGACGGCAACTTTGCGGCAAGGCCGGAGATCTCATCTATCGGCGGTAAGCTTGCTGATACGGTTACCGTTGGCAAATCGCTAACCATACACCCTAAACTGAACACGAAAAACGTAGTATATACCTGGACGGTAAATGGCACCAACAAAGGCACCGATTCTACATTTACGTTTACACCAGATACCCGCGGCGATTATACCATTAATTTTAAAGCCAGCACAGCAGGCGGTTACTCATCTGCCGATTACAAGATCCACGTTTTAGGCAAGTATGAGAACGGTTTCTTTATTATTAACGAGGGATGGTTTGGCCATGGTACGGGTAGCGTGAGTTTCTATAGGTATGATACCAAGACTAAGGAGGACAGTATCTTCACCAAAGAAAACCCGGGCAAAACGCTTGATCCGGCAACTTCAACTTTAGAGAACGCTACCATCTTTAACAACAACCTGTTCCTGGTAGCCAAAGTAGGCGGCCCGATGGTGGTTACCGATGCTTATTCGTTAAAAGAAATTGCCCGTATCCCGGCAGTGGGCGGCAGCAACTGGCAGGGTTTTGTTGGGGTTGATAACACCAAAGGTTTATTAACTTCAGGCAGTGGGATATATCCGTTCGATTTAACAACTTACACGGCAGGCGCTAAACTAACAAGCGTTACCGGTTCTGTAGGCGATGTTATTAAAGCCGGCAATTACATCTTTGTACTATCGCAAACACAAGGTGTGGTGATCTTAAATGCGAGCGATTATTCGGTAGCTAAAAAAATCCCGTCTATGCTGGTAGCATTTGCCAAAACACCTGATGGCTCGGTTTGGGCAGCGGGAGGCACCTCATTGGTTAAAATTAACCCAACCACTTTGGATGTTACCACCACTACTGTACCGTTTACGGTTTTCGGTTCATGGGGCGCATGGCACCCGGGATCAATTACTGCATCAACAAAAGAAAATACTATATATTTGGCAAAGAATGCATCGTTTAGCGGTGGCACAACCATTTATAAATATGTAGATGGTAATGCAGCATCATTACAAACGCCGTTTATTACCCTGCCAACAGGCAAAGTATTATATGGTGCAGGTATTGGTTATAATGTGCAGACAGATCAGTTGGTGGTTAGCACCGTACAATCGGGTTTCGGCACTGCCTACAGTGTTAATGATCTTGATTTTTATGACACTACCACCGGTGCTTTAAAAACTGATTTTGCATACAGCGGATATTATTTCCCTGCTACATTTGTATTTCATCAGTAAATCAATTTCGGGTCTGCAATTGCGCAGATCTGCTTTAAAAATAAACATGAACTGCGGTGAGAGGCAGAACATGCTGTGTGTTCAAAGGCTGCTTTATGCAGCCTTTGCCATTTGCTATTGCTTTATAAGATAATTTGCTTTAAGTTTAAAAAACCTAATTACAAATCTTAAATTCTTATCTCTATGGCACAATTTAGTCAGGCGTTCCAAATTACCATGGGTAATGAGGGAGGCTATGCAAACAATCCAAATGATAGTGGTGGCGAAACCTACAAGGGTATAGCCAAAAATTACTGGCCTAACTGGTCGGGCTGGCCAACAGTTGATAGTGCAGTTGCCTCTAATCCACCCAGCATTAACCAGGTTTTAAACAATAATGCACAGCTGCAAACACTGGTGCAATCATTCTACAAGGCTAATTTCTGGGATACTGAGTCGTTAGACAGTATTAATGATCAGCAAATTGGCAACCAGCTTTTTGATACCGCAGTTAATATGGGCACAGGGATAGCTGCTATGTTTTTGCAACAAGGCGTAAATACCTTATCGCCGGGTAAATTAACTGTAGACAGGCAAGTTGGCCCGCTTACGATAGCAGCAGCCAATGCCGAAAACGCAGAAGATTTATACAACGCTATATGCCAGTTACGCAGGGCAAGGTACCAGAATATTATTGATGCTAACCCATCACAAGCGCAATTTGCTACCTCGTGGTTTAGCCGTATTACGCCTTATCAGCAAGCGTAGGTTGTTTTTTGTTCAAGAGGCGTACTAGCCATGGCAGGCTTAAGCCCTGACCAATTAAGGTAAATAGCACAACCACAACCGATATAAAGATGATGGCGCTCCGTTGAGGAAACGGATCGCCATTATTTAGTTTATGTGGTAAGCCAATGGCAATAGCCAGCGAAACAATCCCCCGCATACCCGACCAGCTTATGATCAGGCTGTTCTTAAAATCGAGCAGGGCGCGTTCGGTTATTTTACCTTTACCTTGTTTAAAATGCTGTTGTAAATTAGCCTGCTGCATAAACACGCGGCCCATTCTTAGTAACAGCGCTACAATAGTGATTATTAACCCATAACCCACATAAGGTAATATTTGCGCGGGTGTAACGGTTTTTACCACGTGCGGCAATTGCAGGCCGATAAGGATAAAGATCAATCCGTTGAGCAGGAATATAATAATATCCCATATCGCTTTCGATTGCTGTTTGAAATTTTCAGGGAAAACCACTTTGCCAAAACGTGCAATCCCAAGGCCCAGTATCACCACGGCAATAACGCCTGATACGTGCAGATCTTCGGCCACCAAATAAGCTACGAAGGGTGCGAGCAGCATAAAACTAATGGTAACCAGGCGATTTTTGTGAGTCCGTTTAATGATTTGGGCCAGCAGTCTCCCTATCAGGAAACCAACTACATAACCACCACCCATTAAAACAGCAAACTGCAATGCCGCTTTCCAGAATATAAAGGCGCTGCCTGCAACAGCAGCCACAGCAAAGCGGTAACTCACCAGGGCCGATGCATCGTTAATTAAACTTTCGCCCTCCAGTATAGTGTTTGTTTTGTGCGACAGGCCCAGGCCTTTGGTAATGCTCATGGCAGCCACAGCATCCGTTGCTGAAAGTATAGCGCCCAGTACAAAAGAAATTGGCCAGCCCATATCCGGGATTAAATAATGCGCAACAACAGCTATACCAAGGGTGGTTATAAAAACCAGTGTAATAGCCAGTGTGCTGATGGTATTGATGTTCACCCTAAATTCTTCGTACGAGATATTGAAGGCTGCATCATAGAGCAGT
Coding sequences within:
- a CDS encoding glycoside hydrolase family 3 N-terminal domain-containing protein, translated to MKYFSLVTMLILGGQVLAAKPPVPVYKDKNAPVESRVEDLLKRMTLEEKIEQLNQQTVGDNNNPNNNGYKKPTFPAGIGSLIYFSADPAFRNTVQKRAMEETRLGIPILFGYDVIHGFRTIYPISLAQGCSWNPELVEEACAVAAKETKLSGIDWTFSPMIDVARDPRWGRVSEGYGEDPYTNAMFGVASVKGYQGKKLNEQYSIAACLKHYIGYGMSEGGRDYHYADISAQSLWETYMVPYEAGVKAGAATLMSGFNDISGIPASANPYTLTEVLKGRWKHDGFVVSDWGSVEQLMAQGVAKDRKEAGLKAFMAGVEMDMVDDIYGQNLKQLIDEKKVPMTKIDDAVKRILRIKFRLGLFDNPYTPIVAERYLQPESKAVAAKLATESMVLLKNKSKVLPLGSNIKSIALVGPLAKDQADLIGNWSAQGDPKDAETIIDGFNKEFAQKAQINYAKGTEIDGTDESGIAEAVAAAQKSDVVVVCLGEKKTWSGENTSRSNISLPAIQEKLVAELKKTGKPIVLVLANGRPLELVRLEPMADAIVEMWQPGVAGGTALASIISGRVNPSGKLDITFPLTTGQIPTYYDMRQSARPNSGKYQDIPTDPLYWFGHGLSYTDFTYAPISLSAAQIHKNQKLVATVEVSNTGGVTGKETALWYIASHASSISRPMKELKHFEKKEIAAGGKYVYKFEIDPMRDLSFPDADGKKHLESGDFVIMAGNQKIKFELVD
- a CDS encoding helix-turn-helix domain-containing protein, which gives rise to MEQFAKTLDISTTIRHFTSADRDPQNYPQLKDELVSEENFAIIRHTGNMVAQLPFKADHYALVLCLAGNSVRTINQFRFEVSANSMHIATPHSLNAWHEASEDLDLYIILFKKEFLADGMIQEAVVNSLLDINPEKPPVCLLPEDSADTIGTLFQKLDHEFHSQQPFHRQMLRLLFFELLFEANRRVTGQSVPPIQIAHPSRTQQLVNHYKKLVEVHFLQLRTVQEYADLLFVTAKHLSEVVKQETGSTPLQLIHNRIYQEAKYWLCSSELSVKEVADKLNFDTSSHFSRFFKHFAGCNPTEFQRIKCAVL
- a CDS encoding DNA topoisomerase 3, encoding MKVIIAEKPSVAREIAKVFGANQKREGYIEGKGYTFTWAFGHLLQLAPPQEYGFYGWSVQNLPMLPAKFKLSIRKVKSKDGMIEDPSVRKQLDIIQKLFDEATEIIVATDAGREGELIFRYIYYYLKCKKPFKRLWISSQTDEAIKEGFRNLKPGTDYDALFNSAHCRSQSDWLVGMNATQALSLSAGTRSVLSLGRVQTPTLAMICSRYLENKNFVPQTYYQVAIQVDKDGQMFRAISPENYKTKEDAQVILDQVQDVAAGFPAGGHILNVEAKPRKEPPPLLHDLSSLQQEANKRKGFTADQTLSLLQNLYESKLVTYPRTGSRYIGDDVFATVPSLIDKYKDHPQFGKQATFLSENKLSKRSVNAKKVTDHHAILPTGEVPYQLSDDKQAIYDMVVGRMLEAFHQDCIKEITKITIQSGSKFMASGTVIGIPGWRAVFNEPDEEKKDEENASLPKVVQGENLPVPNKAILEKQTKPKPLYNEASLLKALETAGKEIDDEELRYAMKDSGLGTPATRASIIETLIKRDYVQREKKNLLPTKMGLAVYTVVKDQKIAQAELTGTWEKRLEEIRSGASVVDFQEEIKTYTRTITNELLISGRGLAVAKEAVASK
- a CDS encoding sensor histidine kinase, whose product is MHKKLELYEKVTPLAQLGIWQRNLVTGEIYWNQYVRDIYEVGPDVLYLTLEEAAEFYLDQDIVRSVIEYGISSGEPQVGEFRLRSARGVLKWVKMRIHANYEDGECTIIYGTLEDITSQVNMIRALEEREEKFHQAFDYAPIGMALVAPDGHWIKVNNSLCSLLGYDEEEFLKHTFQDFTHPDDLDLDLSHMYRLLNNEITTYNIEKRYFHKLGHQIWIYLSVTLVRDADSVPLYFVSQIKDITDRKRSMEILLRERQRLDNILKSTQVGTWEWHIPTDETVYNKRSAAILGYLPNELGADTMAAWHDLIHPDDRDINALELEKCFKKEEKFYACECRMMHKNGDWIWVEVRGKVVKWSDDDKPLLMLGTYADIHDRKAMEQERKQAMEVISGQNGRLLNFAHIVSHNLRSHTGNIQMLLDMITHETDDEEKQKMMQMLVINTANLQQTLAHLNDVVDVHSNKEYSKKILNLHQEIHRMLEVLSLSLRQVNAKLSVDVDPGISIQYDPAYLESILLNLLTNSIKYRHPDRALHIDIKVYELNNIVTLEITDNGIGIDLGLHGHKLFGMYKTFHDNNDARGIGLFLVKNQVDAMGGKIEARSTVNEGTTFKIEFS
- a CDS encoding response regulator translates to MRKLDIACIIDDDKIFTYVLSKQMKVVDFCENLLVFHNGLEAIKYLKPILESPEILPDVILLDLNMPVMDGWQFLDEFIKFKVSKKITVYIVSSSIDVADHAKAATYKAISNFYIKPISRDDLAQIMAEISAA